One window of the Eschrichtius robustus isolate mEscRob2 chromosome X, mEscRob2.pri, whole genome shotgun sequence genome contains the following:
- the USP51 gene encoding LOW QUALITY PROTEIN: ubiquitin carboxyl-terminal hydrolase 51 (The sequence of the model RefSeq protein was modified relative to this genomic sequence to represent the inferred CDS: inserted 3 bases in 2 codons; substituted 3 bases at 3 genomic stop codons), giving the protein MAQVLEASFPSRSLVRWSSGCEGGASLEEVSEKAEEMEEEVLGAAKAYSGXGAEEMKLEPSQKHKPAPEENLTWSCSCSDEKVLPSTAPHCHSSSSPLCPRRKPRPXPQPRARFRGQSGPWAPPLPPAHPPPPPPPRSLPWRRSRRRPWPGSRPQTQRSCSADLRRSGGRGGLGDWXLEVEFDQGPTGCSHVEGFKVAKNWQKNLQLIYQRFIWSGTLETETRKRKAKSCICHICSMNRLHSCLSCVFFGCFTEKHSHKHAETKQHNLAVDIYHGVIYCFMCKDYVYDKDIEQTAKETKVKILNFLASTSSDVFQQQCMTSGIEEKQSTCEPKEQEPKLVKPKKKRRKKSVCTVGLRGLINLGNTCFTNCIVQTLTHIPLLKDFFLSDKHRCEMTNPSLCLVCEKSSLFHAMYSGSXTPHILYKLLHLIWIHTEHLAGYRQQDAHEFLIAILDVLHRHSKDDSFGQENNNPTCCNCIIDEIFTGGLQSDVTCQVFHXLSTTIDLCWDISLDFPGSCATFSSQSPERVNGTVRRDDYIPGIPSLTDCLQWFTRPEHLGSSAKIKCSSCQSYQEPTKQLTMKKLPVVACFHLKRFEYVGKQRRKINTFISFPLELDMTPFLASTKESRMKEGQPPIDCAPIENKYSLFVVINHHGTLESGHYTSFIQQQKDQWFSCDDAVITKATIEDLPYSEGYLLFYHKQGLEKD; this is encoded by the exons ATGGCCCAAGTTCTAGAAGCTTCTTTTCCCTCCCGTTCTTTGGTCCGCTGGAGCTCAGGATGTGAGGGAGGAGCCTCACTCGAGGAGGTGTCTGAGAAGGCGGAGGAAATGGAGGAGGAGGTACTGGGGGCTGCAAAGGCGTATTCAGGCTAGGGAGCTGAGGAGATGAAGCTGGAGCCATCACAAAAGCATAAGCCTGCACCTGAGGAAAACTTGACGTGGAGCTGCAGCTGCAGCGACGAGAAGGTGCTCCCTTCGACCGCCCCTCACTGTCACAGCAGCTCCTCGCCTCTTTGCCCTCGCCGcaagccccgcc cgccccagccccgggCCCGCTTCCGAGGCCAGTCAGGGCCCTGGGCCCCACCGCTGCCTCCAGCCCATCCTCCCCCTCCACCGCCGCCCAGGTCCCTGCCCTGGCGCAGATCTCGGCGCAGACCCTGGCCCGGGTCCAGGCCCCAGACTCAGCGAAGCTGTTCTGCTGACCTACGCCGCTCTGGGGGTCGAGGTGGCTTAGGAGACTGGTAGCTGGAGGTGGAGTTTGATCAGGGTCCCACAGGGTGCTCTCATGTGGAGGGCTTTAAAGTAGCTAAGAACTGGCAGAAAAACCTGCAGTTGATCTACCAGCGTTTTATTTGGAGTGGGACCCTGGAGACGGAGACTAGGAAACGTAAGGCAAAGTCATGCATCTGTCATATATGTAGTATGAACAGACTCCACTCTTGTCTTTCCTGTGTCTTTTTTGGCTGCTTTACTGAGAAGCATAGTCACAAACATGCAGAAACCAAACAGCACAATTTAGCTGTAGACATCTATCATGGGGTTATatattgctttatgtgtaaggatTATGTATATGACAAAGACATAGAACAGACTGCcaaagaaacaaaagtgaaaattttgAACTTCTTAGCTTCCACTTCATCAGATGTCTTTCAACAACAGTGTATGACATCAGGTATTGAAGAGAAGCAATCAACCTGTGAGCCAAAGGAACAGGAGCCAAAATTGGTGAAGcccaagaaaaagaggagaaaaaagtcaGTCTGTACTGTAGGCCTGAGAGGGCTAATCAATCTTGGGAACACCTGTTTTACAAATTGTATTGTCCAGACACTTACCCATATTCCTCTACTGAAAGATTTCTTCCTCTCTGACAAGCACAGATGTGAAATGACAAACCCCAGCTTGTGTCTTGTCTGTGAAAAGTCTTCACTTTTTCATGCTATGTACTCTGGGAGCTGAACTCCTCACATTCTCTATAAGTTACTGCACCTGATATGGATTCATACAGAACACTTAGCAGGGTACAGGCAGCAGGATGCCCATGAGTTCCTCATTGCAATATTAGATGTGCTTCATAGACACAGCAAAGATGATAGTTTTGGGCAGGAGAACAATAACCCCACCTGCTGTAACTGCATCATAGACGAAATCTTTACAGGTGGCTTGCAGTCAGATGTCACATGTCAAGTTTTCCA ACTGTCCACCACAATAGATCTATGCTGGGACATCAGTTTAGACTTTCCTGGCTCTTGTGCCACATTCAGTTCCCAGAGTCCAGAGAGGGTTAATGGCACAGTGAGGAGGGATGACTACATACCAGGAATTCCCTCACTCACAGACTGCTTACAGTGGTTTACAAGGCCAGAGCATCTAGGAAGCAGTGCCAAAATCAAATGCAGTAGTTGCCAAAGCTATCAGGAACCTACCAAACAACTCACAATGAAGAAACTACCCGTCGTGGCCTGTTTTCATCTCAAGCGGTTTGAATATGTAGGCAAACAGAGGCGAAAGATTAATACTTTTATCTCCTTTCCCTTGGAGCTGGACATGACTCCATTTTTGGCCTctactaaagagagcagaatgaAAGAAGGCCAGCCACCAATAGATTGTGCACCCATTGAGAATAAGTATTCCTTGTTTGTAGTGATTAATCACCATGGAACTTTGGAAAGTGGACACTATACCAGTTTTATCCAGCAACAAAAAGACCAGTGGTTCAGCTGTGATGATGCTGTAATCACCAAGGCTACCATTGAGGACTTACCCTACAGTGAAGGGTATTTACTGTTCTATCACAAACAGGGTCTAGAGAAAGACTAG